GCGTGCTCGCAGAAATTTGGTTCGACCTGAAGCACATTCACGATCGCGTGCTCAGCGAAAGCATCCGGCATCTGACCCGGCAGGCGGACCGGCCGCTCGGCCAGATCGATGCCATTGCCGTGTCGGCAGGCCCGGGCTCATTTACCGGTTTGCGCATCGGCATGGCAGTGGCCAAAGGCCTGGCGTTCGCGGCGCAAAAGCCAATGATCGCGGTGGACACTTTGCAGGCGCAGGCCTACGCGGCGCGCGCTGCGGTCCGCCGGCCGGAGGAAATCATCGTGCCGGTCACCCGCTCGCGCAAAGGCGAAATCTACACCGCCAAGTTGCGCTGGGACACCGGGCTGCCGGAACGCCTGACGCCCGATCAGGTGATGGCAGTGGCGAGTTTTCCCTCGTTTCTGCAAGAAGCCGCGCTGCTGTGCGGTGACGGCGTGCCAATGTTGCGTGAGGCCGGCCTGCTGCAAACCCGTCCGGATTGGGTCGTCGTCCCGGACGGCAGTGCTCGTCTCGGCGGCGGCGTGATTGCACGGCTCGGCCAGATGAAACTGGCGTTGGGTGAAGCCGTCTCTGCTGCGGAG
The window above is part of the bacterium genome. Proteins encoded here:
- the tsaB gene encoding tRNA (adenosine(37)-N6)-threonylcarbamoyltransferase complex dimerization subunit type 1 TsaB, which codes for MTVLGIETAGSICSVGLAEAERVLAEIWFDLKHIHDRVLSESIRHLTRQADRPLGQIDAIAVSAGPGSFTGLRIGMAVAKGLAFAAQKPMIAVDTLQAQAYAARAAVRRPEEIIVPVTRSRKGEIYTAKLRWDTGLPERLTPDQVMAVASFPSFLQEAALLCGDGVPMLREAGLLQTRPDWVVVPDGSARLGGGVIARLGQMKLALGEAVSAAELEPMYVQEFVPGALATAVPSS